One Nitrospirota bacterium genomic region harbors:
- a CDS encoding helix-turn-helix domain-containing protein, with translation MKNYTIAEVAEIFKRSKKTIYRWREEGIFREVIQVKDGYLIPEKEVMRVIEERTKRVIADETSDRVGCY, from the coding sequence ATGAAAAATTACACTATTGCCGAAGTGGCTGAGATTTTCAAACGCTCCAAAAAAACCATCTATCGCTGGCGGGAGGAGGGGATATTCCGCGAGGTTATTCAGGTGAAGGACGGGTACCTGATCCCCGAAAAGGAGGTCATGCGGGTAATCGAGGAAAGGACGAAGCGGGTTATAGCTGATGAAACTTCTGATAGAGTTGGCTGTTATTGA
- a CDS encoding phage terminase large subunit family protein, producing the protein DITVRGKTIKNGLQLWHVDTDYFKSWVHGRLNWDTTQPGAWHLPEDATDDYCRQLVNESVIISPNGKRTWKEHGANHYLDCEMLNAGAAYMLQVHRLRPKGTPEQTISGRRVISKGVEI; encoded by the coding sequence GACATCACTGTGCGCGGCAAGACTATAAAGAACGGCCTTCAGCTTTGGCACGTGGATACTGATTATTTCAAGAGTTGGGTGCACGGCCGTCTCAACTGGGACACGACACAGCCCGGGGCGTGGCATTTGCCAGAGGACGCAACCGACGACTACTGCCGCCAGCTCGTGAACGAGTCTGTCATTATATCACCCAACGGCAAGAGGACATGGAAGGAGCACGGCGCGAACCATTACCTCGACTGTGAGATGCTCAACGCCGGAGCCGCCTACATGCTACAGGTCCATAGGCTGAGGCCCAAAGGAACCCCGGAGCAGACAATCTCTGGGCGGAGGGTTATTAGTAAGGGAGTCGAGATTTAA